One Pieris napi chromosome 13, ilPieNapi1.2, whole genome shotgun sequence genomic window carries:
- the LOC125054995 gene encoding protein seele → MHLTFSILISSFFIVLVSGAIDPRNLKCLVCRTTFDELNRAIKKVDKWKKIDVGNFRMDSEGNTMQDKVPAHRSAVYISELIDGICKKMDDYVRVYYKATGKLAIMQLMTEGGGMNPDFSKTKFVTDDDLNKSLEYYCERMFEENEDEITDLYKKRPHDDIMPDAEKEICFKHTNFCETWMLPNAEDTTWTAEMEQEYTKIHGSDPYGFGGGLGMQPPSQEVDDDEGYDDSEKDEL, encoded by the exons atgcatttaacattttcaatactaatttcttctttttttattgtactcGTTTCTGGAGCAATTGATCCGCGAAATTTGAAATGTTTAG tGTGCCGAACCACTTTTGACGAGCTTAACAGAGCCATAAAGAAAGTGGATAAATGGAAGAAAATTGAT GTGGGAAACTTTAGAATGGATTCTGAAGGCAACACAATGCAAGACAAAGTGCCAGCTCACAGATCAGCTGTGTACATTTCTGAACTTATTGATGGAATTT gtaagAAAATGGATGACTATGTCCGTGTGTACTATAAAGCAACAGGCAAGTTAGCTATCATGCAACTCATGACAGAGGGAGGGGGCATGAATCCAGATTTCTCCAAAACCAAATTTGTCACCGATGATGACTTGAATAAGAGTTTAGAGTATTAT TGTGAGCGTATGTTTGAGGAGAATGAAGATGAAATCACAGACTTGTATAAGAAGAGGCCTCATGATGATATCATGCCTGATGCAGAAAAAGAG ATCTGCTTCAAACACACGAACTTCTGTGAAACCTGGATGTTGCCGAATGCAGAGGACACCACCTGGACAGCAGAAATGGAGCAAGAATACACAaag ATACACGGCTCAGACCCTTACGGTTTTGGCGGTGGTCTTGGTATGCAGCCACCATCACAAGAagttgatgatgatgaaggATATGATGATAGCGAGAAAGACGAGTTGTAA
- the LOC125054994 gene encoding uncharacterized protein LOC125054994: protein MSRSRKILSLCLEPNDHHNTVTDDLSIVAEDTQPKDVEENCDTSNKENTYHINEPTTHIPNLQVECNRIENEDCNLQEPESTGEETDDSVKDRDYKLSSKKRSKNLVVSRQRSSSTSSTNSSSSSSSSSSSSSSSSSSSDTPSSNRNSPTSTSVLLSLNKQTNQDNNECLPSTSKEINLNSIHSPIPNETVVQGNFNTRKRRRGEAQWKQNITKVLRNSGLPYQTKSGRNISKKQMKPSCGEGCRLKCSYFLTDEIRIQIFDSYWALKDLEKQRLFIHKHIQQIEIKFRSTKAQKNRKINYAFYFEVEGSLKRVCKTMFKNTLDINDRTIRTVTEKSTGGFLKEDERGKHGKHYTVGDTIKNDIRNHIKRIPKIESHYLRAQTTREYIDGGKTISDLHRDYVNECKQDGRNFGNYVMYSRIFNGEFNLGFFVPKKDRCELCVAYENAVPESKLLLKKKYDEHLVDKVLSREEKKRDKIALKENKNLIVSVYDLQAVLQVPRGDVSVFYYKSKLNNMNFTISKLKAEESGKKKKRQQTEDDSYNGDTIVNNSITDCYFWHEGQGNRGSDEIGSCLLKYIEKELHDYEGDQLADIVFYSDNCCGQNKNKFIVGLYMYAILKFSNLNSITHKFLIAGHTQNEGDAIHSVIEKQIKRSLKTGPIYVPSQYVQIIKEAKKTGEPLRVNELSHTDFINLKRLVSDLGITTLNKLKISEVKMMMITKAAPNILKYKTSYTDIEWSETNLLSRNKKIIVPDLKQVYAAKIEIKERKKNDLMTLLLNNHIPSFYANFYNSL from the coding sequence ATGTCCAGATCCAGAAAAATATTGTCATTATGTCTGGAACCCAATGACCATCATAACACAGTAACTGATGACTTGTCTATTGTGGCGGAAGATACGCAACCAAAAGATGTAGAAGAAAATTGTGACACGTCAAATAAAGAGAATACATATCATATAAATGAACCTACTACACACATTCCCAACTTACAGGTAGAATGTAATAGAATAGAGAATGAAGACTGTAATTTGCAAGAACCCGAATCTACGGGTGAAGAAACAGACGATTCTGTTAAAGATCGTGATTATAAATTGTCTTCCAAAAAGCGTAGCAAGAATTTAGTAGTTTCTCGTCAGCGATCATCTAGTACTTCATCTACAAATTCCTCTTCGTCTAGTTCATCCTCATCTAGTTCATCTTCATCTAGTTCATCCTCTTCTGATACTCCTTCGTCTAATAGAAATTCTCCAACATCTACCTCTGTACTATTGTCacttaataaacaaacaaatcaaGACAACAATGAATGCTTGCCTTCAACTTCCAaagaaattaacttaaatagtATTCATTCTCCAATACCAAACGAGACCGTAGTACAGGGAAATTTCAATACACGTAAGAGACGCCGTGGAGAGGCACAATGGAAGCAGAATATAACAAAAGTTTTACGAAACTCTGGATTACCCTATCAAACGAAGTCCGGACGAaatatttctaagaaacaaatGAAACCAAGTTGTGGAGAAGGTTGTAGACTTAAATGCAGCTATTTTCTTACCGATGAAATAAGAATTCAAATCTTTGATTCTTATTGGGCTTTGAAAGATTTAGAGAAACAGAGACTATTCATTCACAAACACATACAACAGATAGAGATAAAGTTTCGGTCTACCAAAGCACAGAAAAATCGAAAAATCAACTATGCATTTTACTTTGAGGTTGAAGGTTCATTAAAAAGGGTTtgcaaaacaatgtttaaaaatacattggatattaatgatagaacaattAGAACTGTAACAGAGAAATCTACTGGAGGATTTTTGAAAGAAGATGAAAGAGGGAAACACGGTAAACATTATACTGTAGGTGACACTATAAAAAATGATATAAGAAATCATATAAAACGTATACCGAAAATTGAAAGTCATTATTTAAGAGCACAAACAACACGAGAATACATTGATGGAGGAAAGACTATATCTGACTTACATAGAGATTATGTGAATGAATGTAAACAAGATGGACGCAACTTTGGAAACTACGTAATGTACAGTCGTATTTTTAACGGTGAATTTAATTTAGGATTTTTTGTGCCAAAAAAAGACAGATGTGAATTATGTGTAGCTTATGAAAATGCAGTTCCCGAAAGTAAACTGTtgctcaaaaaaaaatatgatgaaCATTTAGTGGACAAGGTTTTATCCAGGGAAGAAAAAAAGCGAGATAAAATAGCcctaaaagaaaacaaaaacctGATTGTATCTGTATACGATTTACAAGCAGTTTTACAGGTACCTCGTGGTGATGtttctgttttttattataagagcaaattaaataatatgaactTTACGATAAGCAAATTGAAAGCAGAAGAATcgggaaaaaagaaaaaaaggcaACAGACTGAAGACGATAGTTACAATGGAGACACTATTGTAAATAACAGTATTACCGATTGTTATTTTTGGCACGAGGGTCAGGGTAATCGGGGTTCAGATGAGATTGGTAGCTGTTTgcttaaatatatagaaaaagaatTGCATGATTACGAGGGTGACCAACTAGCtgatatagttttttattcgGATAACTGTTGCggccaaaacaaaaataagtttattgttGGATTGTACATGTATGCAATATTGAagtttagtaatttaaattctattactcataaatttttgataGCCGGACATACGCAAAACGAAGGTGATGCCATACATTCGGTAATCGAAAAGCAAATAAAACGTTCCTTGAAAACTGGTCCAATTTACGTGCCAAGTCAGTacgtacaaataattaaagaggCTAAGAAAACTGGGGAACCACTAAGAGTTAATGAACTATCACACaccgattttattaatttaaaaagattagtTAGTGATCTAGGTATTACTACTTTAAATAAGCTAAAGATTTCTGAAGTTAAAATGATGATGATTACCAAAGCCGcaccaaatattttaaagtacaaAACGTCGTACACTGACATTGAATGGTCTGAAACTAATTTACTTtctcgaaataaaaaaataatagttccTGATCTAAAGCAAGTTTATGCTGCTAAAATAGAGATTAAGGAACGGAAAAAGAATGACTTAATGACATTACTTCTTAACAACCACATTCCTAGTTTTTATGCCaacttttataatagtttataa